The Halichoerus grypus chromosome 15, mHalGry1.hap1.1, whole genome shotgun sequence genome includes a window with the following:
- the DBNDD1 gene encoding dysbindin domain-containing protein 1: MEPPEGAGPGETVQEVEGPQAALGTLAHGAGESYPSPTAEEEVGIPIPAPGLLQVTERRQPLSSVSSLEVHFDLLDLTELTDMSDQELAEVFADSDDESLAGESPAGLHPLPRAGCLRSPSWTRTRAEQNREKQPLGDPERQPAIVDTFLTVERPKED; this comes from the exons ATGGAGCCCCCGGAGGGCGCCGGCCCGGGAG AAACCGTTCAGGAGGTGGAGGGACCACAGGCAGCCCTGGGCACCCTGGCCCACGGGGCAGGGGAGAGCTACCCCTCACCCACGGCCGAGGAGGAGGTGGGCATCCCAATACCAGCCCCGGGGCTCCTGCAGGTCACAGAGAGGAGGC AGCCCCTGAGCAGCGTCTCCTCCCTGGAGGTGCACTTTGACCTCTTGGACCTCACCGAGCTGACCGACATGTCCGACCAGGAGCTGGCCGAGGTCTTTGCTGACTCAGACGACGAGAGCCTGGCCGGTGAATCGCCAGCAG GCCTGCACCCACTGCCCCGGGCTGGCTGTCTGCGCTCCCCCTCCTGGACACGAACCAGGGCCGAGCAGAACCGAGAGAAGCAACCGCTTGGTGACCCGGAGCGCCAGCCAGCAATTGTGGACACATTTCTCACCGTGGAGAGGCCCAAGGAGGACTAG